CGGCGCCGAGCTTTTCCAACAGCCCGGTCTGCGGTACCGCGCGCGGTGCGACGAACAGCACCTCACGCGCGTGCGTCGCACCGTCCGCCAGCCGCACCCCGGTGAGCCGGTCGCCCTCGACGACCAGCCCGGTGACCTCGCCCGGCACCACCTTGACTCCGGCCGCGGCCAGTCTGCGCAGGTCGTCGTCCGAGAACTCCTCGTCGGCGACCTCATGCGGGAAGAACGTCACGTCCTTCGACCACTGCGACACCATGAGCGCCTGGTGCACGCTCATCGGCGTGCTCGCCAGCACGCCGAAGGCCTGGTCGCGGACCTCCCAGCCGTGGCAGTACGGGCAGTGGAGCACATCCTTGCCGAAGCGCTCGGCGACGCCGGGGACGTCCGGCAGCTCGTCCTCGATGCCGGTGGCGATGACGAGCCGTCGGGCGTGCACGTGCCGGCCGCCGGCCAGCGCGACGGCGAAGCCCTCGCCGCGCTGGACGTGCACCACCCGGTCCCGGACCAGCTCGACGCCGTACCGCGCGATCTCCTCGCGCCCGACGGCCAGGAACTCGG
Above is a window of Streptomyces sp. DT2A-34 DNA encoding:
- a CDS encoding NAD(P)/FAD-dependent oxidoreductase; protein product: MTERHTGKHTEQYEVVVVGGGAAGLSAALVLGRARRRTLVVDAGEPRNAPAAHMQGYLSRDGIPPAEFLAVGREEIARYGVELVRDRVVHVQRGEGFAVALAGGRHVHARRLVIATGIEDELPDVPGVAERFGKDVLHCPYCHGWEVRDQAFGVLASTPMSVHQALMVSQWSKDVTFFPHEVADEEFSDDDLRRLAAAGVKVVPGEVTGLVVEGDRLTGVRLADGATHAREVLFVAPRAVPQTGLLEKLGAELQETPFGAYPVVDPTGLTSVPGVWAVGNAMGFSEQVINAAAGGYRAGAYINGELLFADLDATP